A section of the Vibrio vulnificus CMCP6 genome encodes:
- the spoT gene encoding bifunctional GTP diphosphokinase/guanosine-3',5'-bis pyrophosphate 3'-pyrophosphohydrolase, whose translation MYLFDSLKDVAQEYLTEPQLEALRQSYVVARDAHEGQTRSSGEPYIIHPVAVARILADMRLDVETLQAALLHDVIEDCDVSKEDLEAQFGHTVAELVDGVSKLDKLKFRDRKEAQAENFRKMVLAMVQDIRVILIKLADRTHNMRTLGALRPDKKRRIARETLEIYSPLAHRLGIHNIKTELEELGFEALYPNRYRVLKEVVKSARGNRKEMIQRIHSEIEGRLQEVGLQARVLGREKNLFSIYNKMKTKEQRFHTIMDIYAFRVVVDTADTCYRVLGQVHSLYKPRPGRMKDYIAVPKANGYQSLHTSMVGPHGVPVEVQIRTEDMDQMADKGVAAHWSYKGNGERTGTTAQVKAQRWMQSLLELQQSAGNSFEFIENVKSDLFPDEIYVFTPKGRIVELPVGATAVDFAYAVHTDVGNTCVGARVDRNPYPLSKALKNGQTIEIISAPGARPNAAWLNYVVTSRARTKIRQVLKTMRREESITLGRRLLNHALGEHSLADISPENLNHVLSDLKIQSLDDLLAAIGLGERMSIVIARRLLGDADELTELRSNDSKTKKKLPIRGSEGLLLTFANCCHPIPDDHIIAHVSPGRGLVVHRETCPNVRGYQREPDKYMAVAWSDDYDQEFIAELKVDMLNHQGALAELTNVISKTGSNIHGLSTEERDGRLYTVTVLLTTKDRVHLAGIMKKIRVMPSCSRVRRRKN comes from the coding sequence CGCTCAAGCGGTGAACCGTATATCATCCACCCAGTCGCGGTGGCGCGCATTCTGGCCGACATGCGCCTGGATGTTGAAACTCTACAAGCAGCGTTACTCCACGACGTCATCGAAGATTGTGACGTCAGCAAAGAAGATCTCGAAGCGCAATTTGGCCATACGGTGGCAGAGTTGGTTGATGGGGTTTCCAAGCTGGATAAGCTGAAATTTCGCGATCGCAAAGAAGCACAAGCGGAAAACTTCCGCAAAATGGTGCTGGCGATGGTACAAGATATTCGCGTTATCCTGATCAAACTGGCCGACCGTACTCATAACATGCGTACCTTGGGCGCACTTCGCCCAGATAAAAAACGCCGAATTGCCCGCGAAACCCTCGAAATCTATTCACCTTTGGCTCATCGCCTTGGTATCCACAATATTAAAACCGAATTGGAAGAGCTCGGCTTTGAAGCCCTCTACCCCAATCGCTACCGCGTATTAAAAGAGGTGGTGAAATCGGCGCGTGGTAACCGCAAAGAGATGATCCAACGTATCCACAGTGAAATTGAAGGCCGCTTGCAAGAAGTGGGCTTACAAGCGCGCGTCTTAGGTCGTGAAAAAAATCTTTTCTCCATCTACAACAAGATGAAAACCAAAGAGCAGCGCTTTCACACCATCATGGATATTTACGCGTTTCGTGTCGTGGTCGATACCGCCGACACCTGCTATCGCGTACTCGGGCAGGTGCACAGCTTGTACAAGCCTCGTCCTGGTCGTATGAAAGATTACATCGCGGTCCCCAAAGCCAACGGCTACCAATCGCTGCATACCTCGATGGTGGGTCCTCATGGCGTCCCGGTGGAAGTGCAAATCCGCACCGAAGACATGGATCAAATGGCGGACAAAGGGGTTGCGGCTCATTGGTCTTATAAAGGCAATGGCGAACGCACTGGCACTACGGCGCAAGTGAAGGCGCAGCGCTGGATGCAAAGCTTGCTGGAACTTCAGCAAAGCGCGGGTAACTCCTTCGAATTCATTGAGAACGTAAAATCGGATCTCTTCCCGGATGAGATTTACGTCTTCACACCGAAAGGCCGCATTGTTGAACTGCCTGTTGGGGCGACGGCGGTGGATTTTGCCTACGCCGTGCATACCGATGTTGGTAATACCTGCGTTGGTGCACGTGTCGATCGCAATCCATACCCACTGAGCAAAGCGCTGAAAAATGGCCAAACCATTGAAATCATCAGTGCGCCAGGCGCCCGTCCTAACGCAGCTTGGCTCAACTATGTGGTGACTTCTCGTGCGCGCACTAAGATTCGCCAAGTGCTGAAAACCATGCGTCGTGAAGAGTCGATTACTCTTGGTCGCCGTTTGTTGAATCATGCGCTCGGTGAGCACTCACTTGCCGACATCAGCCCAGAAAATCTCAACCATGTCTTGAGCGATCTCAAAATCCAATCTTTGGATGATCTGCTTGCGGCCATCGGCTTGGGTGAGCGTATGAGTATCGTGATTGCTCGCCGTTTGTTAGGTGATGCAGACGAGCTCACAGAACTGCGTTCAAACGACAGCAAAACCAAGAAGAAGCTGCCAATTCGTGGCTCAGAAGGGTTACTGCTGACGTTTGCCAACTGTTGTCATCCAATCCCAGATGATCACATCATTGCCCATGTTTCACCGGGCAGAGGCTTGGTGGTTCACCGTGAGACCTGTCCAAACGTACGTGGCTACCAACGCGAGCCCGATAAGTACATGGCGGTGGCTTGGTCAGACGATTACGATCAAGAGTTCATCGCGGAACTTAAAGTCGATATGCTCAACCATCAAGGTGCTTTGGCAGAACTGACTAACGTGATTTCCAAAACGGGTTCAAACATCCATGGCTTATCGACTGAAGAGCGTGATGGCCGTTTGTATACTGTGACGGTGCTGCTGACCACCAAAGATCGCGTGCATCTTGCGGGCATCATGAAGAAGATTCGCGTCATGCCATCTTGTTCACGCGTGCGTCGTCGCAAGAACTGA
- the trmH gene encoding tRNA (guanosine(18)-2'-O)-methyltransferase TrmH produces the protein MNEERYQRIQQVLKARQTDLTLCLEEVHKPNNVSAMIRTADATGLHKVHAVWPTEQMKTLKNTSAGARNWVEVDTHDSIADAVSALKAQGMQVLVTNLSDSAVDFRQIDYTQPTAIILGSEKIGVSEQAKALADQDIMIPMVGMVQSLNVSVACAVILYEAQRQREAAGMYQNDESSIDAETINRILFERGHPVLAKVAKRKGLAYPPLDDAGQIVADPDWWADMQKK, from the coding sequence ATGAATGAAGAACGTTATCAGAGAATCCAACAAGTTTTAAAAGCACGTCAAACCGATCTCACCCTGTGCCTTGAAGAAGTGCATAAACCCAATAATGTGTCAGCAATGATCCGCACTGCCGATGCCACGGGATTGCACAAAGTGCATGCTGTGTGGCCCACCGAGCAGATGAAGACATTGAAAAACACCTCTGCCGGTGCAAGAAACTGGGTGGAAGTGGATACGCATGATTCCATCGCAGACGCCGTGAGCGCTTTAAAAGCACAAGGGATGCAAGTGTTGGTGACCAACCTCTCTGATAGCGCCGTCGATTTTCGCCAAATCGATTACACCCAACCGACCGCCATCATTTTGGGCAGCGAAAAGATTGGCGTTTCCGAGCAAGCCAAGGCACTGGCGGATCAAGACATCATGATTCCTATGGTGGGCATGGTGCAATCACTCAACGTTTCTGTGGCTTGCGCGGTGATTCTGTATGAAGCGCAGCGCCAACGTGAAGCCGCGGGTATGTACCAAAACGACGAAAGCTCAATTGATGCCGAAACCATCAACCGCATTTTGTTTGAGCGTGGCCACCCGGTGTTGGCCAAAGTCGCCAAACGCAAAGGACTCGCTTACCCACCACTGGATGATGCCGGACAAATTGTTGCGGATCCTGACTGGTGGGCAGACATGCAAAAGAAATAG